The Scleropages formosus chromosome 15, fSclFor1.1, whole genome shotgun sequence genomic sequence AATTGGTTAATGGATAAGTATAATACTAAGAAATTAAGTTCACATgatatacacacattcacacatgaCAAGCAATTTCAAATATAAATCCACCCGAAAGTCATCTTTGGGCTGCGGGGAAAAAAACCTAGAGAGcatgaaggaaacccacacaaagatgGAGAGACCATGCTAACTCCATATAGACTGAGAAGaaactgaacccatgtcctgtttGTACTATCCTCTATCAGCTTGCTcatgagtgtgaattcatttggcGTGTTTTCATTgattactgttctgtttttttgcattaaaggttgaatgaATACACaagtattataatatttatttatgttttatgagTATTTTTTAACTGTGCAGAATGATAATAGCCAAAGCAACtaaagagctgaacaagcacAGTCAGATAGCCATACAGTATTGTTACAAATGAAGGGAAACTACCTtctgttgtgttatgataactagTATTAACTATTAACACTTATgcccattttaatgggattttggTGATACTCGagtgtaaatgggtcaatctGAAGTCTCaggaacatttacatatttttaccatttaaacTAATGGTATTTACATCCTCTTTCAGGAAATTGTTTCCTTTGTAAAATGCAGGGAGACTGTATATACACTATGTTTTACTGCCAGATAACAACTGTTTATGAGAACACTGGTGACATTTGCTctgcagtaattttttaaagtaGATAAGtgaaatgccattaaaaaaatatatttttataaataaacatatttgacATATTTGCATTGTCTAAAATTCTTTACTCAATTGTTGATAACAGAAGGACCTAGAGTATTCATTGCAGAACTAAAATAAGGCctatatgcaactacttgtctagtgtatactggtttatatgatGGTATGTAACACATTGActactgaagaatcacatgtaCAGTCAATTTGATACTTATAAATGATAAACAAGGGCTTCATTTATAGTTtataaatttacaaatattttttatatggtATGAAGTCAGTGCTAGTGGCACTACAACCAACTGAAAATTCTTGTTAAACTGCTTATACAATTTGACTCCTTCATAATATGGTCCAGATCAATGTAACCCTGTTGCTGGCAGCGGACAGACTGAtcaatagatggatggatggatgcaaggataaattataaatattcatCACAAGCTGAACCTGATTTTGAAATGCTGCTGAACATGGTACAATTTGAAAAGTAtaggggaaaaatgaaaactcaaaaacatgCAATCTAAGCATATAGTTCTGAACACTGTAGAGGGGTCTTAACTTCACCTTATTTTGATAGTTATTTTTATTCTAGTAgctgtaaatacattaaaaacctgaaatgaagcaatacatttaaaatagtaACCAAGTGAAATTACCAGTACAATCTCTAccctttaaaagcaaaaattaaaataatacattggTGCTgtccaaaaaatgtttctttagtTTTATGCTCTtagtaaaatttcatttttagtcGTTAGGTTGCTcatgtatttttaactgtaaGTTATGTACTGAATTATTTCCataattaagcttttattggcCATAAACAGGCAGCAAACGAGTTGTGCCCTTTCAAACACTTTTAACTAAAGACTACTGTTTCTCTTCAGCTCCAATAATTTCAAATCTTAAAGACACAGCGTTGGACAGCAGTAATGTGTTGTAATATTTAGGAATTTTCTCTCAGTATAACGGTTCAGCAACAATTTCATTCTGAATACGTATGACGCTGCGGCTCCTACTAAACATAGGCCGCAAAGCTAGCCTAGTTTGTGTGCACTTCCTGCTTCTCGGAGAATCACTTCCGGTTGATCTCTCGCAGCCTTCCTTGTGTCCCGCACCCATCAGCGGCTGCGCGGCTCGCTCAGAATCGCTCGCTCCTCGCGACTCGGGTGACGGCTGCTGAGGCGACGTTGGCGGAACTCAACATGGCGTTCACGTTCGCGGCCTTTTGTTATATGCTGGCATTGCTTCTGACTGCGGCGCTAATCTTCTTCGCCATTTGGCACGTAAGTGGAGAAATTGCATTTTGTGTCTAAATAGTGACACGGATGATGTGGTGCTTCTGTCTAGGCAGCTACGGTTCGTTAGCTACTGAGGAGGAGGTGtcacagttttttgttttgggcACACTTCACTTCAGAATGTTACATACAATACAAGCACCGCAGTTTCTGCAGGAATAATACTGCCAGTGCCCGCGTGGTTGGGTAactatgttttttttagttcacGTGAGCCAGTTTGTTCTTCTTCTGCAGTGCTGGTAACTGGCATGTCGGTGAAAAGCGACGGTGAAATGAATGAGACGCTGGGCTCGGTTAGCCATTAGCTACTGGCTGGttgctcgcgctcgcgctcccgACTCGCGTGTTCGGCCGCTGCCCcttctcgctcgctcgctcactccaGCTCAGCTGGCCTTGAGTCGGTCGGACCAGCATCGACCATGTTAGATCATGGCCGCGCAAGGCTTGGCCTCATTCATTGTTGTGAAAGTGTGAGACTAAGTGAGTGCGTGTCGTAAATATATCGACATCCATATGCATATCCGCCATCACAGTCCTTATATTGTTATTATGTTGGCCCACTGCTCGAGTGGCGCTGTAGTAGAGTACGATCTTATGTTAGCATATATTGTGTGTACGCCGGTGTGACATGATGGGTGAATTGAGGTTCACCTGGCTGGACTCCCTTCTGTCGTGGTTGTCTTGATCAGTTGATCTCCGCCTTGGCAGCGCTGTGGGCTCGCACTTTGCTACATGATTTATGAAAGTCGagtaatacttttctccaagatgacgTACAGCTCGGGAAGGCAACCGTTCACAACGTGCATTTCACTGCAGGTGGAGAACTTCGGATCATCATGCGGACGCGCGATTGCCGAAGCACTGTTTTGTCTGTGCAATAGTACAGCTTTTGCCTGTGCCCATTAAACAACTTGTCACAAGTAAGCTGCCTGAGGAATTGAGGGTCGGAGAGGAAGTGCGGAGATGATCATGGCGGATGGTGGAATGGAAATTTATGGGGGAGACTGAaggagatgttttgagacccttagCAGAAGGAGTTCACTACTGAGTGAGAAGGAGAgcttattccaccacattggtgctaaaactgaaaatctgtggACCTTCCTTTCAGACCCCTTCTTAGTGGAACAGACAAGCAGTCAGATGTGGAGAAGCACTATGTTCCTGCTGAGGTGTAGGGGGCGGTTGGGTCTTGTAGGCATCAGGGTGTTGATTCTGTGTCTGTCTTGTAGGAGATAAGAAGCCAAGTTTTGAGTCTGATACAGGTAGCCAAAGAAATCCAGCGAAGGAAGATGATGAAAGCAATACGCAACTTGTCCCACAGCATTCTGGGTCATCAGAAAACTTGACCTAGAATCAGTTGAGTCAGTTGTTACTCTTATGCTCTTGCTCAATGAAGCATATGAAAGAGCAAATTGTCCAGCTTGATGGAAAGTACCTGACAGCTGGAAGGACCAGCAGAGATCTGGTAGATTTTCATCGTAGTTGTAGGTGGTAGTCAGTCATGCAGGCAAATTATGTCAGAGACAATATGCAATGCGAGAGGATGCATCTGTGCTGGTTGCGGTTAGCGCTAAATGTCACCTGCACAGCAGTGATGGGAGGATCCGTAACAGGGAGTGATAGAGCCCAGGGAAACGGTGCAAATGGAGCTGGGTAAGGGGCCCAGCAACAAACCGTGTGGAACATCAGTTGAGAGATACTAAGCAACCTGATAACATCTGTCAGACAGGTAAGGCTCAGATCATTTCGGTTGtgttcctttgattccaagctattttagagaaaaaattAGGATTTGGTGGTTGTCGGTCTCAGATCTTGTTCAGAGACAAGAACGGCGACTGAGCAAAGGGAGGCAGCTGTAACTGACTGGAGAACTTCTGACGCTGCAAAGAGTGGAATGACCGGTGGTCATGATGGTGGATCTCCCTGGCCTTCAGCCCACCAGTTGGATATAAACTCTCCAACATTTCACATCTGTGTTAGCACAGGTCTCACTGTACTTTGTACTGCTTGTACTTAAGGGAAGACCAAGGCTGCTGGGCACATCCAAACAGGAGTTGGAACAgagctgaaatgaaatgagtgaaattatgaaatgaaaagagTGAAATAGCCATCTAGATTATGATAGTACTTTTGCCggtttattgtttttactaTTTTATGGGAAAAGTGTACTGAAGAATTCATCAAAATAGCTAATTTTGCAGTCCATTGAATGCAAAAGATGTTGGATGTTCAAACAGGTCAAAGGGTTTACTTAAACATTAGTAACACAAAGAAAACCGAATATCTTGGCATCTCTGTATAGAACTTAAAATCAGTTCTGTTACGCAGCAACCAATGCTTATAGCTAATGTGGAGGAAAGTGGCACTTTGGTCCTGTATCTGCAGCTTCAGGAAGCACATGCATCACCTGTTTGTGTTCCCAAAAGCATTCTGTGCTAGTTGAGGAAATCTTGTCCAGTAATATGAAGTAGGCTGAGAGctgaatgtcaatgtaaattaCTTCTTTCTTGTCTAAACACATCCTGTATGAGTTGTGAGGGGAAAACCCATGTTTGGCTAACTTTTAGTAGGAAGAACCTAGGTATATGCTGAAGCTGTTTTTTAACAACAGACCACTGACTGGTGCACAGTGGTTGTATGATAGCACCTAAATCAGACAATGCGGTAAGCTTTGTGGTTTTGGTTGTAAGAAGTAATTGGGAAAAGTATGTAATTTTAACACAGTGGGGATAAAGAGTTCCATAGTAGTTAATTTTGTagtgcaaagatttttttaaatggcattcAGTTCTTGTAAAAATTTGTCAATCTTTTTACCTGTTAACATCTTCAATAACTTgcacctttttattttctagaTAATAGCATTTGATGAACTCAAGACGGACTACAAGAATCCCATagatcagtgtaacacactgaaTCCAGTAAGTAAACTTTAGTAACACAAACATTGATTTTGAGCATGATGATCTATTTTTCCctaatatttcttgtttttatttgcataacTTTTCTGCACTGTTATGCTTGATATTCTGACTTATTAATCTACTGTGATCTTGTCAGCTGTCCAACACTAACATACTTTTCTAAtctgctttttgcattttttgttttatggcaAAAGACAGTTGAAAAGGTCAAAAAGATTAAAAGAGTCAAAATTGCATTAAAGGTTTGTACCAATCTTTAGATAAAATGCCCGCTTGGTTCAATTCAGTCTCAAGTCTGTCATTTGCACGGGGGGAgtgtttgcaaatgttttttcagttaACTAACCATAGGTCAGTGGGATTCAGTTTTTGGATTATGTGTATTTTATGGATTTTTCGTTGTCTTATATTGATACTGGATGTTTACAAGTGCAGTGCTGTAAGACAGGGTGTTTTGCAGAGCTCTTGTCTGTGAGCATTGGTACATTGTGAGGGTAGGCCATGGAATAGCCCTAGTTTCATATGCAGTGCTCTAAGAAAGGTGAGCGTcacagtaattttacatttttgtttactatAGAGAACAATAACACAGACagcaaatgtgtattttcacaGAGGGAATTAAAAAGCAGAGGTTTTGTTGTCCATTAAAAGTCAGGAACCCCCCTGACTTTTAATGCATCTTTATGCTTATATGTTAAAGCTAGTGGTTTTCGTGAACAATTGTTAACTGAAAAGACTTGTAAATGCTCCAAGCATGCATAATTTCTAATGACCCCTCTTGTTTTTGCAAATCTTATTAGTATCCTCATTCACAATCTTATAAAAGAATGGAAGGAAGTAAGGGAAAACAGTGACACCCAGACAGGTGccaaaaaggtgtttttttttttttttttttttttttttttttgtattttgcaccAATATAATGGACATTAAACATGAGCTTGTAAGGTGTTGTTCAGTATTGCTTTACACGCAAACAAAATTCTCAGATTGCACAGGGTCTCATTCATATTTAGAAAGTACATATTTAGGAAAAATGACAGATTATACTGAATGAAAGTGACACTGAACACTCTTGAAACACAAGAGCTGTCATTCAAGAAATATGTGAAGGCCAGAGGCCAAAAATAAAGGGAGAAATAAATTTGCAAGCAAGGTATTGATCATTAAGTGCATGTTATGTAATGCTAGTAAGGAGAGCAGTCCAGGCAGGTGTAGTTCCCACTTGGGTGTAACTGCTGGAGGAATTCACTCTGAAAGGTGAACAACATGCTGAGAGGTTGTCTTCCTCGGGTATTGGATTTGATGAGATATTGAATGTATTGCGCTTCCCATGCAGACATTATTTGTAGCAGGTGAGTGCAGGGTTGATGGGAAGTGTAGGATGTAATCGGATTGACTACACCGGTAATGCAAATTTTTAATTGCTTCAATTGGAAAGAATCATTTTAACCATTTAATCCATAGATTGGGgaacagaaatgaaagcaacttttttctttaattgtgtTGTTTAAAGATAATCATCGTGAATTTACATGAAACATGGCTGATGAGGAATTGTACATTACGAAATTAAGATTCTTTCCCTCCAGTCCGTGGAGTTAAACTGATAGACGCTTCTGTTCTTCGGGACATCCTAATACTTTGAGGGTAATGACTGGTTTTGTGTTAAGGAATGGTTCTGAACGCCCTGCCAGGCCTGAGTGCTTCCGCTTGAGCGCTGCTAGCAGATGGTAGGTTTGTTACAGTCAAGTGCTCTTAAAGGGGCCACCAGAGAAAACTGGCTCCTGTtgaatcattatttttatttagctggtccttttttccaaagcatcctgcagtgttaagctacttacagtggtttactCATGTATATAGTTTGGACATTTTGAATAAGGCAATTTAGACTAAGTTCCTTCATCGTGCACTCTATAACAGAAGCAAGGATTTGAATGCGAGTCCTTCCAGTACAACACTGCTTAAATAGGATAGTGGTCATAGTTGATCAGGTTTCCAAGTTTACTTCTTGGGGAAATTGTCCAAATGGTTAtctgtattctttttctttccttattgTTTAGATAATTACATATATTGAGCTGTTCATCTACTGCAGTAAGATTCTTTCCCTCCAGTCTGTGGAGGGAAAGAATACCTAGTTTATCTTGCTTTAAATTAAGAGGATTTTGATTTAATGAGGTCTCTTCTGTTGGATAAACATAAAACCTGTAATTTGAGGGATGGTAAAAATTtccttttaaagaatttttatgTTTAGATGTAATTCCTTATCATGCTTTAAGAAGGGTATCATTTAGTATggttacaaaaacaaaatatgcttAATTACATTTCTTGCTCATTATCCCTAGTGTTCCTGGCGATTTCACTGCCTTTTCCTGAATATTTTGGCTGCATTTGGCATCTATGGCTCTTTGTTTGCTGGCATTATGTAACCTTCCCTCTAACTGGTCTAGAGTGATGTGCTGAACTGTTGATGGCACCAGGCCGCTGAAACCCCTACACCTCCCACTCCCACCCTCCCACTCATTCCTATGTGAGGCTGCATCCAGGGCTGTTGGTGCACCTCACTGTCCAGTGCATGGCTTTCACGTGGTGCCTCCATCTGCCTCCTTCAGTCATGTTCCAGACCTCACACAGGCACCTTGGTTTGGTTTATTGCTGAGTTTGAACATCATGCAGCATGGTTTTCAGTAACACTGCATCAAAATGCTCTCTGCTGTGGGGAAGGGAATCTGTTCTCTAACTAGTGACTGTTGTAAAACTTGCCTAACAGAGTTAGGTGCTGTCTTTTCTCTTTATCGGGAATCTGGTTAAGTTTTGgaaagtatttttgtttaatactgAATTactctcttttcctttttcactgtCAGGTGTTTGCATAGTTAGATGTTCTAGACTCGGGCTGTCCAATTGTTAGTCTCCACTTTGGTTTTTTCATACCACAGGGAAtgctgacaccccccccccaaatttctTGACATTGaggttttaatttaatgaatcCTGCTGTTCAAACCATGATATAGGAAATGTGCCATTTTATCCATTTcctatcatttttttaatccattttgtCATTATGCCATAATATGGTTATTGAGAATGACTGTCACAATCCTTTGTCTTTCTAGTTTGCTCTTGAATTACACAGTTGTTAAAGgactaaataaaattaacaggattgataaaaacaaattaagatgCTAATTCTCTTTCACTAATGAACTGGATAAATCagcaaacatgcacacatactGCCATGATTTTCTGAAACTTTGGTTTAATGCAGTTACAAAAACAGGTTCCTGTGACATGAATAGTGAGACAGCATAAAGCAAAATCTTGATCACCTGAGCTGGAACACAGGCCTGTGGATCCCATGGCTTACTAGAGCCAGGAATGAAGGCCAGTGTTTTATACCCTGTGTGTGCAGCAGGGTCTGCAAATTTTCCTAGTAATCATGTTGATAAAAGTAGCATCACATGGCTTTCAAAGATAAAGACCTTTGGACTGTAAAGTATTCTGTCCTATCActgattttacattaatttacttcTGGGAAACAGCAATGGCATGTAGACTCTGTGGGCCTCTTAGAGCATTATTGGACACCCCTGGACTAGTCTGTGATTATTATTTTGAGTTCTCAGCCAAGTGAGTAAGTGCGATTACATTTCTTCTGTAagtttttaatccttttttccccacatggtTTTGACAAATGTACCTGATGTGGAGAATAGCATTTAAGGTTTTTGCAGTTGTCTTTAGAAAGTACATGCATGTAATATGGACTAATCTATTTTCTGGCTTGTTTCAGCTGGTGCTCCCTGAGTACCTGATCCATGTCTTCTTCTGTGTAATGTTCCTCTGTGCAACTGAATGGCTCACCCTCGGACTCAACATGCCTCTCTTGGCCTACCATGTCTGGAGGTAGGTTTCATCATTACCTTCCCACTTTAAGGAAATGCACTGGAGAATCTGTGTTTTTgtaacaaaagggaaaaaagatttgttgcattttattttagtgcCATTTCTTTGTGAAGAGCTTCTCGGTTACTAATTAGTATTTGCTTAACTGAGGGTTTTATCTAAAGTAGCTTGCAATATTTGATTGTGAAAGAGTAATAGGGTAGCTTTGCTGGATACGGGGCTCCTGCGTTTGTTGGtacaatttttacagctgtatttttgtgttgctttctAAGGTACATGAGCCGACCAGTGATGAGCGGTCCAGGGCTTTACGATCCAACCACAATCATGAATGCAGACATTCTGGCATACTGCCAAAAAGAGGGCTGGTGCAAACTTGCCTTCTATCTGCTATCTTTTTTCTATTATCTCTATGGGTAAGTTTTTATTCACAACATGCACCATCTACTTCAGTAGATGGAATATTTAGTGGGGGTATAGCATACCCTAAGTATTAAATTTCTAGCGAGATTTCATTATCAGTGACAGCCTGTGTGTTAAGGAgcgttttgtgtttgtttcaaatCATTAAAATTAGCTTTCATTatccattttttcccctccttttaaTTTTAGGATGATCTATGTGCTGGTGAGTTCTTAAACGGAGACTGTGACAAGAGGGAGAACTGCATGCAGGATGCGAACACTCTGAAGCTGGAGATCTGAAAATGGACCTGTAGAAGACATCCTTTGTGTTATTCTACATATTAAAGGATGAACTCTTCAGACTCCTTGTAGTACCAGGCATCACTAAGAAACACATCCCTTTTAAGcaaagattttcttttaatgttatttacagtacacatgaatatttcatgtgcatattttatttggaaataaaatgagtttGACAGGCTGTGTAGCCATTTAGTTCACAAAATTAGGTATATGAAATCACAGCTGTTTTTACTTTAGAATGAATTGACTATTAGCAGAAAAGGGTTTACTTCCCCCTGAAATATCTTGCAACACCAGGTTGGCTATAAAGTAAAATTTCCTTCACAGTATTGGGTAAGGTGTCTTGTCAGTGCACTCCTGAGTAATCAGATTAACATGGTGCATGTTAAACTGCAGTAATTCCAGCTTTCTGAACAAAAGCTTATAGATACAGTGAAGTTTCCTTTAGGCCCTTGGTACATAAGTAAACTGCTGCTTAAGGGTGCTAGGACAGTCATTTCATTAGtttacaagaattttttttttaaaagacatgaATTCTATTGTTTgcaagttattaaaaatgtgtaattacagGATACCTCCTCCCCCACCCGTTTTCTAAATCAGCCCTCAACTTTTCTCTCGGGCATAATCTTCTACAGGGTACAGATTTCATATTACTACA encodes the following:
- the cnih1 gene encoding protein cornichon homolog 1, with protein sequence MAFTFAAFCYMLALLLTAALIFFAIWHIIAFDELKTDYKNPIDQCNTLNPLVLPEYLIHVFFCVMFLCATEWLTLGLNMPLLAYHVWRYMSRPVMSGPGLYDPTTIMNADILAYCQKEGWCKLAFYLLSFFYYLYGMIYVLVSS